A part of Dama dama isolate Ldn47 chromosome Y, ASM3311817v1, whole genome shotgun sequence genomic DNA contains:
- the LOC133053586 gene encoding chromodomain Y-like protein isoform X2, translating to MASEELYDVERVIDKRQNKKGKTEYVVQWKGYGREDATWEPEQHLVNCEECIHDFNRQHTGKQKEGTLTRAKRTSPNNGQNQISRSTNSSFSKAAPKTLVVGKEHEAKSSPPFTASQKFQESSARGLATYKYMDLARLGNRILVPKSPIKSGTVLDSFQDESPENPDPMKQGPEDTAAPEAAAEKRIGGLLSPGAEPVMMGSRPWIHPLLPRALGPVKATMATGLAMKGKGMKAGRKKFMKDRQHQPFNKQLRFSVRQRESAYRYRDIVVRKQDGFTHILLSTKSSENNSLNPEVMKELQRALSMANADDSKLVLLSAVGSVFCCGLDFLYFIRRLPDNHKRESARMAEAIRNFVNTFIQFKKPIVVAVNGPAIGLGASILPLCDVVWANEKAWFQTPYTTFGQSPDGCSTVMFPKIMGGASANEMLFRGRKLTAQEACSKGLVSQVFWPGTFTQEVMVRIKELASCNRVVLEESKALVHCNMRLELERANERECEVLKKIWGSAQGIDSMRKYLKSKTDDF from the exons ATGGCCTCCGAGGAGCTGTATGACGTTGAAAGGGTCATTGACAAGAGGcaaaacaagaaagggaagaCGGAGTATGTGGTTCAGTGGAAAGGCTATGGCAGGGAGGATGCCACATGGGAGCCAGAGCAGCACCTGGTGAACTGCGAGGAGTGCATCCACGACTTTAACCGGCAGCACACCGGGAAGCAGAAGGAGGGCACCCTCACTAGAGCCAAGCGGACCTCCCCAAACAATGGCCAGAATCAGATCTCCAGATCCACCAACAGCAGCTTCTCCAAGGCCGCCCCCAAGACCCTAGTGGTGGGCAAGGAGCACGAGGCCAAGAGCAGCCCACCGTTTACTGCCAGCCAGAAGTTCCAGGAGAGCTCCGCACGGGGCCTGGCCACCTACAAGTACATGGACCTGGCCCGGTTGGGCAACAGGATTCTCGTGCCCAAGAGCCCCATAAAGAGTGGGACTGTGCTGGACAGCTTTCAGGACGAGAGCCCCGAGAATCCGGACCCCATGAAGCAGGGGCCGGAAGACACAGCGGCCCCAGAGGCGGCAGCCGAGAAGCGGATCGGGGGCCTACTGAGCCCGGGGGCGGAGCCGGTGATGATGGGGAGCCGGCCCTGGATACACCCATTGTTGCCACGGGCGTTGGGCCCCGTGAAGGCCACCATGGCCACAGGGCTGGCCATGAAAGGGAA GGGCATGAAAGCTGGGAGGAAGAAGTTCATGAAGGACAGGCAACACCAGCCCTTTAACAAGCAGCTGCGCTTCAGCGTGCGGCAGAGGGAGAGCGCCTACAGGTACCGGGACATTGTGGTCCGGAAGCAGGACggcttcacccacatcctgctGTCCACCAAGTCATCCGAGAACAACTCGCTGAACCCGGAGGTGATGAAGGAGCTGCAGAGAGCGCTGAGCATGGCCAACGCTGACGACAGCAAGCTGGTGTTGCTCAGCGCCGTGGGCAGTGTCTTCTGCTGCGGCCTGGACTTCCTCTACTTCATCCGGCGCCTGCCAGATAACCACAAGAGGGAGAGCGCCAGAATGGCTGAGGCCATCAGAAACTTCGTGAACACCTTCATCCAGTTCAAGAAGCCTATTGTCGTAGCTGTGAATGGCCCGGCCATTGGGCTAGGAGCATCCATCCTGCCTCTCTGTGATGTGGTCTGGGCCAACGAAAAGGCATGGTTCCAGACGCCCTATACCACCTTCGGACAGAGTCCAGACGGCTGTTCCACCGTCATGTTCCCCAAGATTATGGGAGGAGCATCTGCCAACGAAATGCTGTTCAGAGGGCGGAAGCTAACAGCACAGGAGGCGTGCAGCAAAGGGCTGGTCTCCCAGGTGTTCTGGCCTGGGACCTTCACCCAGGAAGTCATGGTTCGCATCAAGGAGCTCGCCTCTTGCAATCGTGTCGTGCTGGAGGAATCCAAGGCCCTTGTGCACTGCAACatgaggctggagctggagcgGGCCAATGAGCGGGAGTGTGAGGTGCTCAAGAAGATATGGGGCTCCGCGCAGGGCATCGACTCCATGCGCAAGTACCTGAAGAGCAAGACCGACGATTTCTGA
- the LOC133053586 gene encoding chromodomain Y-like protein isoform X1 — MASEELYDVERVIDKRQNKKGKTEYVVQWKGYGREDATWEPEQHLVNCEECIHDFNRQHTGKQKEGTLTRAKRTSPNNGQNQISRSTNSSFSKAAPKTLVVGKEHEAKSSPPFTASQKFQESSARGLATYKYMDLARLGNRILVPKSPIKSGTVLDSFQDESPENPDPMKQGPEDTAAPEAAAEKRIGGLLSPGAEPVMMGSRPWIHPLLPRALGPVKATMATGLAMKGNGTSDLVDALPVNCTSPLQTSVVGMKAGRKKFMKDRQHQPFNKQLRFSVRQRESAYRYRDIVVRKQDGFTHILLSTKSSENNSLNPEVMKELQRALSMANADDSKLVLLSAVGSVFCCGLDFLYFIRRLPDNHKRESARMAEAIRNFVNTFIQFKKPIVVAVNGPAIGLGASILPLCDVVWANEKAWFQTPYTTFGQSPDGCSTVMFPKIMGGASANEMLFRGRKLTAQEACSKGLVSQVFWPGTFTQEVMVRIKELASCNRVVLEESKALVHCNMRLELERANERECEVLKKIWGSAQGIDSMRKYLKSKTDDF; from the coding sequence ATGGCCTCCGAGGAGCTGTATGACGTTGAAAGGGTCATTGACAAGAGGcaaaacaagaaagggaagaCGGAGTATGTGGTTCAGTGGAAAGGCTATGGCAGGGAGGATGCCACATGGGAGCCAGAGCAGCACCTGGTGAACTGCGAGGAGTGCATCCACGACTTTAACCGGCAGCACACCGGGAAGCAGAAGGAGGGCACCCTCACTAGAGCCAAGCGGACCTCCCCAAACAATGGCCAGAATCAGATCTCCAGATCCACCAACAGCAGCTTCTCCAAGGCCGCCCCCAAGACCCTAGTGGTGGGCAAGGAGCACGAGGCCAAGAGCAGCCCACCGTTTACTGCCAGCCAGAAGTTCCAGGAGAGCTCCGCACGGGGCCTGGCCACCTACAAGTACATGGACCTGGCCCGGTTGGGCAACAGGATTCTCGTGCCCAAGAGCCCCATAAAGAGTGGGACTGTGCTGGACAGCTTTCAGGACGAGAGCCCCGAGAATCCGGACCCCATGAAGCAGGGGCCGGAAGACACAGCGGCCCCAGAGGCGGCAGCCGAGAAGCGGATCGGGGGCCTACTGAGCCCGGGGGCGGAGCCGGTGATGATGGGGAGCCGGCCCTGGATACACCCATTGTTGCCACGGGCGTTGGGCCCCGTGAAGGCCACCATGGCCACAGGGCTGGCCATGAAAGGGAATGGCACGTCCGATTTGGTGGACGCACTTCCAGTCAACTGCACAAGTCCCCTGCAGACGTCAGTCGTGGGCATGAAAGCTGGGAGGAAGAAGTTCATGAAGGACAGGCAACACCAGCCCTTTAACAAGCAGCTGCGCTTCAGCGTGCGGCAGAGGGAGAGCGCCTACAGGTACCGGGACATTGTGGTCCGGAAGCAGGACggcttcacccacatcctgctGTCCACCAAGTCATCCGAGAACAACTCGCTGAACCCGGAGGTGATGAAGGAGCTGCAGAGAGCGCTGAGCATGGCCAACGCTGACGACAGCAAGCTGGTGTTGCTCAGCGCCGTGGGCAGTGTCTTCTGCTGCGGCCTGGACTTCCTCTACTTCATCCGGCGCCTGCCAGATAACCACAAGAGGGAGAGCGCCAGAATGGCTGAGGCCATCAGAAACTTCGTGAACACCTTCATCCAGTTCAAGAAGCCTATTGTCGTAGCTGTGAATGGCCCGGCCATTGGGCTAGGAGCATCCATCCTGCCTCTCTGTGATGTGGTCTGGGCCAACGAAAAGGCATGGTTCCAGACGCCCTATACCACCTTCGGACAGAGTCCAGACGGCTGTTCCACCGTCATGTTCCCCAAGATTATGGGAGGAGCATCTGCCAACGAAATGCTGTTCAGAGGGCGGAAGCTAACAGCACAGGAGGCGTGCAGCAAAGGGCTGGTCTCCCAGGTGTTCTGGCCTGGGACCTTCACCCAGGAAGTCATGGTTCGCATCAAGGAGCTCGCCTCTTGCAATCGTGTCGTGCTGGAGGAATCCAAGGCCCTTGTGCACTGCAACatgaggctggagctggagcgGGCCAATGAGCGGGAGTGTGAGGTGCTCAAGAAGATATGGGGCTCCGCGCAGGGCATCGACTCCATGCGCAAGTACCTGAAGAGCAAGACCGACGATTTCTGA